A stretch of Orientia tsutsugamushi DNA encodes these proteins:
- the nth gene encoding endonuclease III, whose protein sequence is MIIDKIEKIFAKFAERCPEPKTELEYCNHFTLLVAVILSAQSTDNAVNKATKELFKYYKTPEQFLQLGEENLKKHIKSIGLYNNKAKNIIKLSEILVKEYNGQVPNTMKELEALPGVGRKSANVVLSCAFGVATMPVDTHVFRVAKRIGLATGATPLKVENELLSVIPDRWLLLAHHWLVLHGRYICKAQTPKCSECFLNNYCQYFLSGQKK, encoded by the coding sequence ATGATAATTGATAAGATTGAAAAAATCTTTGCAAAATTTGCTGAGCGATGCCCTGAGCCAAAAACAGAACTAGAATATTGCAATCATTTTACGTTGTTGGTTGCTGTTATACTTTCAGCTCAGTCTACTGATAATGCTGTTAATAAGGCTACTAAGGAGCTATTTAAATATTATAAAACTCCTGAACAGTTTTTGCAGCTAGGAGAAGAAAATTTAAAAAAACATATTAAGTCTATTGGACTATATAATAATAAAGCTAAAAATATAATTAAACTTTCTGAAATTCTTGTCAAAGAGTATAATGGGCAAGTTCCAAACACTATGAAAGAGCTTGAAGCACTACCTGGCGTAGGTAGAAAAAGCGCTAATGTAGTACTAAGTTGCGCTTTTGGAGTAGCAACTATGCCGGTAGATACTCATGTTTTTCGAGTTGCTAAAAGGATAGGTTTAGCTACTGGAGCAACTCCGTTAAAGGTTGAAAATGAATTACTGTCGGTTATTCCAGATAGGTGGTTATTATTAGCGCATCATTGGTTAGTATTACATGGTAGATATATATGTAAAGCTCAAACTCCAAAATGTTCAGAGTGTTTTCTTAATAATTATTGTCAATATTTTTTATCAGGACAGAAAAAATGA
- a CDS encoding helix-turn-helix domain-containing protein, producing MGNIGRPTQKFLKTQMKVMTRMDMAQGSGVSYTEVCALIAGAKPNPRVETLVKLANFFEKSVDEILNRKRKCTNTSISSGYIDPEKVNHHIKQFLLQFMQEKELRPSELSTYLGHSIMAISDFISGKKESIGSTILANLADKYGLSLHGIMNGELLTQEIAEEKDALLSQEHEQKPAIISITEGNVFSHSEAQTASQDIHGATPPQTVVERILAEGKKKLGQKGSAVARVMAERQTDEETSRSSSMTSRVMDKRTKDSTSKNRNL from the coding sequence ATGGGGAATATTGGACGGCCAACTCAAAAGTTTTTAAAAACTCAAATGAAGGTCATGACAAGAATGGATATGGCTCAAGGAAGTGGAGTATCTTATACTGAAGTATGTGCATTAATTGCAGGTGCAAAACCAAATCCACGTGTAGAAACTCTTGTAAAGCTTGCTAATTTTTTTGAAAAATCTGTAGATGAAATATTAAATAGAAAACGAAAATGCACAAATACAAGTATAAGCAGTGGTTATATAGACCCTGAGAAAGTAAATCATCATATCAAGCAATTTTTACTACAATTTATGCAAGAAAAAGAACTTCGGCCTTCTGAATTATCTACATATCTTGGTCATAGCATTATGGCTATATCCGACTTCATATCTGGTAAAAAAGAATCAATAGGCAGCACAATTCTAGCAAATCTAGCAGATAAATATGGGCTATCTCTTCACGGTATAATGAATGGAGAATTATTAACACAAGAAATAGCTGAAGAGAAGGATGCATTACTTAGCCAAGAACATGAACAAAAGCCTGCTATTATTAGTATAACAGAAGGTAATGTTTTTTCTCATTCTGAAGCACAAACTGCTAGCCAAGATATACATGGTGCTACACCTCCTCAAACAGTAGTTGAGCGTATTCTTGCTGAAGGAAAAAAGAAGTTAGGACAAAAAGGATCAGCTGTTGCACGTGTTATGGCTGAAAGACAAACAGATGAAGAAACGAGTAGATCAAGCTCAATGACATCACGTGTTATGGATAAAAGAACAAAGGATAGTACTTCAAAGAACAGAAATTTATAA
- a CDS encoding nucleoside deaminase, with protein sequence MIQAIEQASQAFNLGEVPVGVVIVNRATRTILTRAYNKVETTLNPTFHAEIIAINKACSLLSCKYLHGYDIYVSLEPCVMCAAALAHVRIDRIFFGAYDEKFGAIENGVRLFYNTTVYYKPEIYGGIMELQSKELLQKFFSNLRERMK encoded by the coding sequence ATGATACAAGCAATAGAGCAGGCTTCGCAGGCTTTTAACTTAGGTGAAGTACCTGTAGGAGTAGTTATAGTTAATCGAGCAACAAGAACTATATTAACTAGAGCTTATAATAAAGTTGAAACTACATTAAATCCTACTTTTCATGCTGAAATTATTGCAATTAATAAAGCTTGCAGTTTGTTAAGCTGCAAATACTTACATGGTTATGATATTTATGTTAGCCTAGAACCATGCGTAATGTGCGCTGCTGCCTTAGCTCATGTTAGAATTGATCGTATATTTTTTGGAGCATATGATGAAAAGTTTGGTGCTATAGAAAACGGTGTACGGCTCTTTTATAATACAACGGTATATTATAAACCAGAAATATATGGTGGTATTATGGAGTTGCAATCTAAGGAATTATTACAAAAGTTTTTTAGTAATCTCAGAGAAAGAATGAAATAA
- the ligA gene encoding NAD-dependent DNA ligase LigA, translating into MNKLDISTINIEQLTSDHAKKIVDFLALELQKYDQAYYSDDNPLVTDAQYDVLKNLNNKIVAKFPHLALVNDHSKKVGFTPSAQFSKVVHLKPMLSLANGFCVEDISNFITKIQNFLKIDYCPKIVCEYKIDGLSFNARYEYGILTLASTRGDGQIGENITENLKTIKSFPQTLPITDKVFEVRGEIYITNNDFRVLNIQQQKLGKALFSNPRNAAAGSIRQLDPAITAQRPLKYFVYALGEVTNHHFASTQFELLQKLSQLKFSVNTDYILSDNLHSMIEFYNNVATERNNLAFEIDGVVYKVNDFASQERLGATSTSPRFAIAYKFPALIGRTKITNITLQVGKTGAVTPVALLIPINIAGVTISRATLHNKQEIESKDIRIGDYVFLHRAGDVIPKINGVDLSARDAQSSTRFIFPATCPSCNQNLVVNEGETVARCGNSLACPAQIYERICHFVSKDALNIDGLGRQRIQFLLDNKYIVNIVDIFLLEENNKFLYSNKLEDIAGWGIKSVNKLFQNINQAKNVILDKFIYALAIKHVGKYSAKLLAKEFKTAKNFINQSLKLANNATEIYEKLRNIEGVGVKTADQLKQFFMVSANVNLITKLVNILTIQDWQYHGDNLLLSNQTIVFTGTFATVSRSEIKVQAEKLGAKVGTQVSNNTDLLVVGNKAGNKLQKAQQLGIKIINEEEWIKMVNEL; encoded by the coding sequence ATGAATAAGCTAGATATTAGCACGATTAATATTGAACAATTAACATCAGATCATGCTAAGAAAATTGTTGATTTTTTAGCTTTGGAATTACAAAAATATGATCAAGCTTATTATAGTGACGACAATCCTTTAGTTACTGATGCACAATACGATGTTCTGAAAAATTTAAATAATAAAATTGTAGCAAAGTTTCCACATTTAGCATTAGTAAATGATCATTCTAAAAAAGTCGGATTTACACCAAGTGCACAGTTTTCTAAGGTAGTACATCTTAAGCCAATGCTATCATTAGCAAATGGTTTTTGTGTTGAAGATATTAGCAATTTCATCACTAAGATACAGAATTTTTTAAAAATAGATTATTGTCCTAAAATTGTTTGTGAATATAAAATTGATGGATTGTCATTTAATGCTAGATATGAATATGGCATCTTAACATTAGCAAGCACTAGAGGTGATGGGCAGATTGGAGAAAATATTACTGAAAACTTAAAAACAATAAAATCTTTTCCACAAACCTTACCCATTACTGATAAAGTATTTGAAGTCAGAGGTGAAATTTATATTACTAATAATGATTTTAGAGTTCTAAATATTCAACAACAGAAACTAGGTAAAGCTTTATTTTCTAATCCACGTAATGCTGCTGCTGGTTCAATTAGACAACTTGATCCTGCTATTACAGCTCAAAGACCACTAAAATATTTTGTATATGCATTAGGAGAAGTAACTAATCACCATTTTGCTAGTACGCAGTTTGAATTACTACAGAAACTATCTCAGCTTAAGTTTTCCGTTAATACAGATTATATATTATCAGATAATCTGCATTCAATGATAGAATTTTATAATAACGTTGCTACAGAACGCAACAATTTAGCATTTGAGATAGATGGAGTAGTGTACAAGGTGAATGATTTTGCTTCGCAGGAAAGACTTGGAGCTACTAGTACTAGTCCACGTTTTGCGATTGCGTATAAATTTCCAGCATTAATTGGTAGAACAAAGATAACTAACATTACTTTACAGGTTGGCAAAACAGGAGCTGTTACTCCTGTAGCATTGCTTATTCCTATTAATATTGCTGGAGTAACAATATCAAGAGCAACGTTGCATAATAAACAAGAAATAGAATCAAAAGATATTAGAATTGGTGATTATGTGTTTTTACATCGAGCAGGCGATGTTATTCCAAAAATTAATGGTGTTGATTTGTCAGCTAGAGATGCACAATCCTCTACAAGATTTATATTTCCTGCGACATGTCCTTCTTGTAATCAGAATTTAGTTGTTAATGAAGGAGAAACAGTAGCAAGATGTGGTAACAGTTTAGCATGCCCAGCTCAAATTTATGAACGTATCTGTCACTTTGTATCAAAAGATGCATTAAATATTGATGGATTAGGTAGACAGAGAATACAGTTTTTATTAGATAATAAGTACATAGTAAATATAGTTGATATATTTTTGTTAGAAGAGAATAATAAATTTTTATATTCAAATAAACTTGAAGATATAGCTGGCTGGGGAATAAAATCTGTAAACAAGTTATTTCAAAATATTAATCAAGCTAAAAATGTTATTCTAGACAAATTTATTTATGCGTTAGCCATTAAACATGTTGGTAAATATAGTGCTAAATTATTAGCTAAAGAATTTAAAACAGCAAAAAATTTTATAAACCAATCACTAAAACTAGCAAATAACGCTACAGAAATATATGAAAAATTACGTAATATAGAGGGTGTAGGAGTAAAAACTGCTGACCAGTTAAAGCAATTTTTTATGGTTTCAGCTAATGTGAATTTGATAACAAAACTTGTTAATATACTAACTATACAAGATTGGCAATATCATGGTGATAATTTGTTATTATCAAATCAAACTATAGTATTTACTGGAACTTTTGCTACTGTTTCACGGTCTGAAATTAAAGTACAAGCAGAGAAATTAGGAGCAAAGGTAGGTACTCAAGTATCTAATAATACTGATTTACTGGTAGTAGGCAACAAAGCTGGAAACAAGCTACAGAAGGCTCAGCAACTAGGAATCAAAATTATTAATGAAGAAGAATGGATTAAAATGGTTAATGAATTATGA
- a CDS encoding NifU family protein → MFIQTQQTPNPNSLKFFPDQKISPGNPVHFSTREECTHSILARKLFSIENVKEVFFGEDFITVTKVSDGSWEVIKPEILTMLMDHFVAGLPVFESEAEKKNIEQANLSEIEKQIIEIINTKVRPAVAMDGGDIEYHSFKDGIVKLQMRGACVGCPSSTMTLKQGIESLLKYYIPEVVSVEQV, encoded by the coding sequence ATGTTTATTCAAACTCAACAAACTCCAAATCCTAATTCGCTAAAATTTTTTCCTGACCAAAAAATTAGTCCTGGTAATCCAGTACATTTTAGTACCAGAGAAGAATGTACTCATAGTATTTTAGCACGTAAATTATTCTCAATTGAAAATGTTAAGGAAGTATTTTTTGGCGAAGATTTTATTACTGTTACCAAAGTTAGCGATGGAAGTTGGGAAGTAATTAAACCTGAAATATTAACTATGCTAATGGACCATTTTGTAGCAGGATTACCAGTCTTTGAATCTGAAGCTGAAAAAAAAAATATAGAGCAAGCTAATCTTTCAGAAATTGAGAAACAAATCATAGAAATTATTAACACTAAAGTTAGGCCTGCAGTTGCAATGGATGGTGGAGACATAGAATACCATAGCTTTAAAGATGGAATAGTAAAGCTACAAATGCGTGGAGCTTGTGTAGGTTGTCCAAGTTCTACTATGACATTAAAACAAGGTATTGAGTCATTACTAAAATACTATATTCCAGAGGTAGTATCTGTTGAGCAAGTTTAA
- the grxD gene encoding Grx4 family monothiol glutaredoxin, with the protein MNKDNIFQLIEQQIKSNDIVLYMKGTIHAPKCGFSAIVANIIQELTKDFKNINCTYIDVLCDDDLRQGIKEYTDWPTIPQLYIQEEFIGGCDIVKEMYRNGELKALLLQKFKDN; encoded by the coding sequence ATGAATAAAGATAATATTTTTCAATTAATAGAGCAGCAGATAAAAAGCAATGATATAGTGTTATACATGAAAGGCACTATACATGCTCCTAAATGTGGATTTTCTGCTATTGTTGCTAATATAATACAAGAACTTACTAAAGATTTTAAAAATATTAATTGTACATACATAGATGTACTTTGCGATGATGATTTAAGGCAGGGAATAAAAGAATATACTGATTGGCCAACTATTCCACAATTATATATTCAAGAGGAATTTATTGGCGGGTGCGATATAGTTAAAGAGATGTATAGAAATGGTGAATTAAAAGCACTATTATTACAAAAATTTAAAGATAATTAA
- a CDS encoding alpha/beta hydrolase — protein sequence MSQLEITSKESETKQLIVMLHGVGSNGHDLISIAPFMQPYFLAAHFFAPNGIEQYDGALYGYQWFSLKQRDPEILRIELERTSPLIIDLINQKQKQLGLTNQDTILIGFSQGAMTSIYLTLSAKIPFKATIGFSGAMVSPKLITCTATPICLIHGREDTVIPCDISLNSYQILQSYNVKVEHYIIDNLTHSIDMNGINTANNFIKRIISI from the coding sequence ATGAGTCAGCTAGAAATTACATCAAAGGAATCTGAAACTAAACAATTAATAGTAATGTTACATGGAGTAGGATCTAATGGTCATGATTTAATAAGTATTGCTCCTTTTATGCAACCATATTTTTTAGCTGCTCACTTTTTTGCTCCAAATGGAATTGAACAATATGATGGTGCACTATATGGCTACCAATGGTTTAGTTTGAAACAACGAGATCCTGAAATATTAAGAATTGAGTTAGAGCGAACTAGTCCTTTAATTATTGATTTAATTAATCAAAAGCAAAAGCAGCTTGGACTTACTAATCAAGATACTATCTTAATTGGTTTTTCTCAAGGAGCTATGACTTCTATATATTTGACTTTATCAGCTAAAATTCCTTTTAAAGCAACAATTGGATTTTCAGGGGCAATGGTTTCTCCTAAATTAATTACATGTACTGCTACACCCATATGTTTGATACATGGTAGAGAAGATACAGTTATACCTTGTGATATTAGTTTAAATTCGTATCAAATTTTGCAATCTTATAATGTTAAAGTTGAGCATTATATTATTGATAACTTAACTCATTCAATTGATATGAATGGAATTAACACAGCTAATAATTTTATAAAACGAATAATATCTATCTAA
- a CDS encoding acyl-[ACP]--phospholipid O-acyltransferase, with amino-acid sequence MNNNKLYLFKDRRFMPLFITQFCGCLNDNILKSALVILIVYKLADANMLLMVNAIFILPFIIFAGIAGQIADKFEKSRLISIIKTSEIAIVTLAIYGFYINNFMILLAAIGLMGVHSVFFGPLKYSMLSDQLGKDELLGANGYVEAGTFFAILLGNILGGIYIISPVIVILLMAIIAVGGLVTSFFIPKSRNYDSSLKINYNVFYEIFSIVKYSVSKKNVFLSILGISWFWFIGAVFLSQIPLLAKDTLGADENVANLFLAVFSIGIAIGSFGCNKLLDNEITAEYVFIAAIGISIFGIDLFFTSKILSAVDSEPDQLKSIIFFLSKSHNWRILFDLLAISIIGGLYVVPLYAVMQYFTAPSYRSRVVAANNLINSIFMIISTIILSILFKLECSIPFIILFISLLNLVVAGYIYQFLPSVKIVPFVILRAIFRFVFDKFYRVEIHGLQNFINAGKRAVIVANHISYLDSALLTVYLPGKLIFAINTHVAQKFWVRPFLTVVKAYPIDTSNASATRSLIAEVKKNRKIVIFPEGRISITGSLMKIYEGPGMIADKSKAVILPIRIDGLQYTVFSKLENRPKTTIFPKVKITVLPPVRIRPLPELDFSERRKYISHKLYDIMTEMIFRSSDYNQTIFQSIIDASKRYGPNKLILQDVANNSLTYRQCLVRSFILGRLLSKVISPGNYIGIMLPNSSAAIVTLFACMAYNFIPTMINFTLGIKSIISSCRTVGINIICTSRLFIEKARLHELNYQLNKYFRIIYLEDLRENLNLATKIAGWLAGFFPRASYNIINKNNDGNSRAVALFTAGTEQAPKAVVLSHNNLLANKNQVVAVTDLSTSDIAFNALPMFHTFGLSGTILMMLSGVRIFLYPSPLDYRAIPEMIYDVGATIMFSTSTFLNNYAKYAHPYDFYSLRRIFAGAEKLRPETRELWFKKHGIRIFEGYGATEASPVISANTPMHDKPDTVGRIMPGLKYKVLEVEGISDGGKLCLKGPNIMLGYILPSNPGVIVPPRVDGLGDRWYDTGDIVTIDDEGYITIKGRVRRFAKIAGEMVSLVVIEDIASAIDINSKNAAVYIEDECKGEQVILCTDSSIVTQDQFTKHVLTAGLSKLYIPKRIIHISEIPYFATGKADYVSVSTIVKDLLSAQTKKSEENSIK; translated from the coding sequence ATGAATAATAATAAGCTGTATCTATTTAAAGATAGACGGTTTATGCCTCTGTTTATTACTCAGTTTTGCGGCTGCTTAAATGATAACATATTAAAAAGTGCATTAGTAATTTTGATTGTGTATAAATTAGCAGATGCTAATATGTTACTAATGGTAAACGCAATATTCATTTTGCCATTTATTATTTTTGCCGGTATTGCTGGTCAAATTGCAGATAAATTTGAAAAATCTCGCTTAATTAGCATTATAAAAACATCTGAAATTGCTATTGTGACATTAGCAATATATGGCTTTTATATTAATAATTTCATGATATTACTAGCTGCAATAGGTTTAATGGGAGTACATTCAGTATTTTTTGGACCATTAAAATATAGTATGTTATCTGACCAGCTTGGTAAAGATGAACTATTAGGGGCTAACGGTTATGTTGAAGCTGGTACTTTTTTTGCTATATTACTTGGAAATATTTTAGGTGGAATTTATATTATTAGCCCTGTAATTGTTATTTTACTGATGGCAATAATAGCAGTTGGGGGATTAGTTACAAGCTTTTTTATACCTAAGTCTCGTAATTATGACTCATCACTAAAAATAAATTATAATGTATTTTATGAGATTTTTAGTATTGTTAAATATTCAGTTAGTAAAAAGAATGTTTTTTTGTCAATATTAGGAATATCATGGTTTTGGTTTATTGGAGCTGTTTTTTTATCACAAATACCATTATTAGCTAAAGATACCCTTGGAGCTGATGAAAATGTTGCCAATCTTTTTTTGGCAGTGTTTTCTATTGGCATTGCTATTGGTTCATTTGGATGTAATAAACTGTTGGACAATGAAATTACCGCAGAATATGTTTTCATTGCTGCTATAGGAATTAGCATTTTTGGAATTGATCTGTTTTTTACGAGCAAAATACTTAGCGCTGTTGATTCAGAGCCAGATCAACTTAAAAGCATAATTTTCTTTTTGTCTAAAAGTCACAATTGGCGAATATTATTTGATTTGTTAGCTATTTCGATAATTGGAGGACTATATGTGGTTCCACTTTATGCAGTGATGCAGTATTTTACAGCTCCTAGTTATAGATCAAGAGTAGTTGCAGCTAATAATCTTATTAATTCAATTTTTATGATTATTTCTACAATTATTCTTTCTATATTGTTTAAGCTAGAATGTTCTATACCTTTTATAATACTATTTATTAGTTTATTAAATCTTGTAGTTGCGGGATATATTTATCAATTTTTGCCTTCAGTTAAAATTGTTCCTTTTGTTATATTAAGGGCTATATTTAGATTTGTTTTTGATAAGTTTTACCGAGTTGAAATTCATGGTCTTCAAAATTTCATTAATGCAGGAAAAAGAGCAGTAATTGTTGCTAACCATATTTCTTACTTGGATTCTGCATTATTAACTGTTTATTTGCCTGGAAAATTAATTTTTGCTATTAATACTCATGTTGCTCAAAAGTTTTGGGTTAGACCTTTTTTAACAGTAGTTAAAGCTTATCCTATTGATACTAGCAATGCAAGTGCTACTAGATCTTTAATAGCTGAAGTGAAAAAAAATCGAAAAATTGTAATATTTCCTGAAGGAAGAATTAGCATTACCGGCTCTTTGATGAAAATATATGAGGGGCCAGGTATGATTGCTGATAAATCTAAGGCTGTAATTTTACCGATTCGTATTGATGGTTTACAATATACTGTTTTCTCGAAATTGGAAAATCGTCCTAAAACTACAATATTTCCTAAAGTAAAAATTACTGTATTACCTCCTGTGCGTATCAGACCATTACCTGAACTCGATTTTTCTGAGCGCAGAAAATATATTAGTCACAAATTATATGATATAATGACTGAGATGATTTTCAGGAGTTCTGATTACAATCAAACTATCTTTCAGTCTATAATTGATGCATCAAAGCGTTATGGACCAAATAAGTTAATTTTGCAAGATGTTGCTAATAACAGTTTAACTTATAGACAATGCTTAGTTCGCTCGTTTATATTAGGTAGATTGCTTAGTAAGGTTATTAGTCCAGGTAATTATATTGGAATAATGCTACCAAATAGCTCTGCTGCTATAGTAACTCTATTTGCTTGTATGGCATATAATTTTATACCAACTATGATAAATTTTACGCTAGGAATAAAAAGCATTATTTCTTCATGCCGCACAGTTGGTATAAATATTATTTGCACTTCAAGATTATTTATTGAAAAAGCTAGATTACATGAGCTTAACTATCAGTTAAACAAGTATTTTAGGATAATATACTTAGAAGATTTAAGAGAAAACTTAAATCTTGCAACTAAGATTGCAGGTTGGCTTGCAGGATTTTTTCCTAGAGCTTCTTATAATATCATTAATAAAAATAATGACGGTAATTCGAGAGCAGTGGCATTGTTTACTGCTGGAACAGAGCAAGCTCCTAAGGCAGTAGTATTATCACATAACAACTTATTAGCTAATAAAAATCAAGTAGTAGCTGTTACGGATTTATCAACTTCAGATATAGCATTTAATGCATTGCCAATGTTTCACACATTTGGGTTATCAGGAACTATATTAATGATGCTTAGTGGAGTAAGAATTTTTCTTTATCCATCGCCACTAGATTATAGAGCAATTCCTGAAATGATTTATGATGTTGGAGCAACTATTATGTTTAGTACAAGCACTTTTTTAAATAATTATGCTAAGTATGCTCATCCATATGATTTTTATTCTTTAAGAAGAATATTTGCAGGAGCTGAGAAGTTAAGGCCTGAAACTAGAGAATTATGGTTTAAAAAACATGGAATTAGAATTTTTGAAGGTTATGGCGCAACTGAAGCTTCGCCAGTAATTAGCGCCAATACTCCAATGCATGATAAACCTGATACAGTAGGAAGAATAATGCCTGGGTTGAAATATAAAGTATTAGAAGTGGAAGGAATTAGTGATGGAGGAAAATTATGCCTTAAAGGCCCTAATATTATGCTTGGGTATATTTTGCCAAGTAATCCAGGAGTGATTGTACCGCCAAGAGTTGATGGGTTAGGTGACAGGTGGTATGATACTGGAGATATAGTCACAATTGATGATGAAGGATATATTACAATCAAAGGTAGAGTCAGAAGATTTGCAAAAATTGCAGGAGAAATGGTTTCACTTGTAGTAATTGAAGATATTGCTAGTGCTATTGATATTAATAGTAAGAATGCAGCAGTTTATATTGAGGATGAATGTAAAGGAGAGCAGGTTATATTATGTACTGATAGCAGTATAGTTACACAAGACCAATTTACAAAACATGTACTTACTGCTGGCTTGAGTAAGCTATATATTCCAAAGCGTATTATTCATATTTCAGAAATTCCGTATTTTGCTACTGGTAAGGCAGATTATGTTTCTGTGAGCACAATTGTAAAAGATTTATTGTCTGCCCAAACTAAAAAATCAGAAGAAAATAGTATTAAATAA
- a CDS encoding cation diffusion facilitator family transporter — MKHKAVPTYLQHSKLIKSAILLSIATASVILAIKIYGWITTSSVALFASLLDSMLDISSSLINMVAVRIMLLPPDDNHRFGHNKVQDLAIFSQSIFFFCSAIFTLFSAINKLFNFHEVSHHNVGINVMIVSSACIFMLVCYQNYVYKKTQSYIVAVDKFHNFVDLLTNLSVIISLKVSVNFWFIDLIFAILISVYLLYGCIKLFRKALKNLLDQEFDKTEKQKILNIIRQNTQVLGVHELKTRYAGNKPFIQCHLEVDGNMTLLQAHEIADDISAKIEEEFPGCEVLIHQDPAGYEQCVMYQEKI, encoded by the coding sequence ATGAAACATAAAGCAGTTCCTACTTATCTTCAACATTCTAAACTAATAAAAAGCGCAATTCTGCTATCTATTGCAACCGCAAGTGTCATTTTAGCAATTAAAATATATGGTTGGATTACTACTAGTTCTGTAGCATTATTTGCATCTTTACTAGATTCTATGTTAGATATTTCTTCGTCATTAATAAACATGGTAGCAGTGCGTATAATGCTCTTGCCTCCTGATGATAACCACCGCTTTGGTCATAATAAGGTACAAGACTTAGCTATTTTTTCTCAATCTATATTCTTTTTTTGTTCTGCTATTTTTACTTTATTTTCAGCTATTAACAAACTATTTAATTTTCATGAAGTGAGTCATCATAATGTTGGAATTAATGTTATGATTGTATCATCTGCTTGCATATTTATGCTAGTTTGTTATCAGAACTATGTGTATAAGAAGACTCAGTCTTATATTGTAGCAGTTGATAAATTTCATAATTTTGTTGATTTATTAACTAACTTATCAGTTATTATATCACTAAAAGTCAGTGTAAATTTTTGGTTTATTGATTTAATATTTGCTATTCTGATCAGCGTATATTTACTATATGGGTGTATCAAACTGTTTAGAAAAGCGCTAAAAAATCTTCTTGATCAAGAATTTGATAAAACAGAAAAGCAAAAAATTTTGAATATTATTCGTCAAAATACACAAGTTTTAGGAGTACATGAGCTTAAGACTAGATATGCTGGTAATAAGCCATTTATACAATGTCACTTAGAGGTTGATGGAAATATGACTTTACTTCAGGCTCATGAAATTGCTGACGATATTAGTGCTAAAATTGAAGAAGAGTTTCCTGGCTGCGAAGTATTAATTCATCAAGATCCTGCTGGCTATGAACAATGTGTAATGTATCAAGAGAAAATTTGA